Proteins encoded by one window of Kiritimatiellia bacterium:
- a CDS encoding papain-like cysteine protease family protein — MNIRHCTPKFIAVAVISILTATGACPGAKLNVPQYKQEKDQWCWDAGSQMVLAFKGYSYSQTAIANWAVGGRNIPNYLYGSTDSSMHGCDEILKHFGNISSSGSASRMSLNNLNTEINNSRPVLIRYGWNSGGGHIAVLRGTSGSSVYVNDPWYGQSLVSYNYVCQAYNQGSWTHTLKLTGGSSSYYQYAMYYYGLYGQYWSAYQSTGSYYYLSYAYYYYAYAIGYYYLYCGDSSSANYYYNYYMQYAQYYYNLYYYAYYYSYYHNYYSYYYNYYLRTGSYVALAYAYYYYAYVEYCYYMYYGNSSYANYLYNYYMYWANYVYNHYC, encoded by the coding sequence ATGAATATTCGCCATTGCACGCCAAAGTTCATAGCCGTTGCCGTGATCAGCATCTTGACGGCAACGGGCGCCTGCCCGGGGGCCAAGCTGAACGTTCCCCAGTATAAACAGGAAAAGGACCAGTGGTGCTGGGACGCCGGCTCCCAGATGGTGCTGGCGTTCAAAGGGTATTCATATTCCCAGACGGCCATCGCAAATTGGGCGGTCGGCGGCCGAAACATACCCAATTATCTTTACGGTTCCACTGATTCCAGCATGCACGGCTGCGACGAAATTCTCAAGCATTTCGGCAATATCAGCAGTTCCGGCTCCGCGTCCCGGATGTCGCTGAACAATCTGAACACCGAAATAAACAACTCGCGCCCCGTCCTGATCCGCTATGGATGGAACAGCGGCGGCGGACACATCGCCGTATTACGCGGGACTTCCGGCAGTTCGGTTTATGTGAATGACCCCTGGTACGGTCAGAGCCTGGTAAGCTATAACTATGTGTGCCAGGCATACAACCAGGGTTCCTGGACGCATACCCTGAAACTCACCGGCGGCAGCAGCAGTTATTACCAATACGCCATGTATTATTACGGGCTTTACGGGCAATACTGGTCTGCCTATCAATCCACGGGCAGTTACTACTACCTGTCCTATGCCTATTACTATTACGCCTATGCCATCGGATATTATTACCTGTATTGCGGCGATTCTTCTTCCGCCAACTATTATTACAATTATTACATGCAGTACGCGCAGTATTATTACAACTTATATTACTACGCGTATTATTACTCGTATTATCACAATTATTACTCGTATTATTACAATTACTACCTCCGGACCGGCAGTTACGTGGCTCTGGCTTATGCCTATTATTATTACGCCTACGTTGAATATTGTTACTACATGTATTACGGCAACAGTTCGTACGCCAATTACCTGTATAATTACTACATGTACTGGGCAAATTACGTCTACAACCACTATTGCTGA
- the frr gene encoding ribosome recycling factor — translation METLDDILLSAEEQMEKALEFVLQQFAGLRTGKASAGMVEHLQVAYYGSTVRLREIAGIATPDVRLIVINAYDPTALPAIEKAIIAANLGVTPLNDGRVIRVPIPELSEERRRELGKIARQMTEKGRVAVRSIRQDANEKIKALAKESKITEDEKDNGLKEIQNLTDGYIKKLDENLERKEKEMMTI, via the coding sequence ATGGAGACTCTTGACGATATTCTTCTGAGCGCCGAAGAACAGATGGAAAAGGCCCTGGAATTTGTCTTGCAGCAGTTTGCCGGCCTGCGGACCGGCAAGGCTTCGGCCGGCATGGTTGAACATCTGCAGGTTGCTTACTACGGGTCTACGGTGCGTCTCCGCGAAATAGCCGGCATTGCCACGCCGGACGTGCGTTTGATTGTCATCAACGCCTACGATCCCACCGCTCTGCCCGCCATTGAAAAAGCGATCATCGCCGCCAACCTGGGGGTTACCCCTTTGAACGACGGCCGCGTGATCAGGGTCCCCATACCGGAATTAAGCGAGGAACGCCGCCGCGAACTCGGTAAAATCGCCCGGCAAATGACGGAAAAAGGCCGGGTCGCCGTCCGGAGCATCCGCCAGGACGCGAACGAAAAAATCAAGGCGCTCGCCAAGGAAAGCAAAATCACCGAAGACGAAAAGGACAACGGCTTGAAGGAAATCCAGAATCTGACCGACGGTTACATCAAAAAACTTGACGAAAACCTTGAACGCAAGGAAAAAGAAATGATGACCATATAG
- the miaB gene encoding tRNA (N6-isopentenyl adenosine(37)-C2)-methylthiotransferase MiaB, whose product MRLKIFIKTYGCQMNERDSEMAAVLLQRRGFTIADCEKQADIIILNTCSVRAKAEEKAIGKMRLLAAGRKKGRKNLIIGAAGCMVQRMQADIFRQVPGLDFALSPSAFAAAGDVIEKVLAGRRPAADFSEGRPAGETNTHFENKVSAFINVLYGCNRHCSYCIVPAVRGREWSRPAAEIIREAAEVVRNGAREIILLGQSILAYGRLNPVWKNEPESPLGFTEPFPRLLEALAAVNGLKRLRFMSSHPSGCTDELARCFGELPAVCPHVHLPLQSGSDRILKMMNRGYTAAEYRGAVARLRRRVPDIAVTTDIIVGFPAETREDFDLTRAFMEEIGFNNAFIFKYNPRPGTKAAELDDDVPSAEKLRRNHVILEEQNRRSLELNRKLLGRECLALIEGRSRRNPDRWSGRTDGNVLAVFEKTDGCRPGGLVRIKINRAEAQTLYGAPC is encoded by the coding sequence ATGCGCCTGAAAATATTCATTAAAACCTACGGCTGCCAGATGAACGAGCGCGACAGCGAAATGGCGGCCGTGCTTCTCCAGCGGCGCGGATTCACCATCGCCGATTGCGAAAAACAGGCGGATATTATTATCCTCAATACCTGCAGCGTCCGCGCCAAGGCGGAGGAAAAGGCAATCGGGAAAATGAGGCTGCTTGCCGCCGGCAGAAAAAAGGGGCGGAAAAACCTTATCATTGGCGCGGCCGGCTGCATGGTGCAGAGAATGCAGGCGGATATTTTCCGCCAGGTTCCGGGGCTTGATTTCGCGCTCTCGCCCTCTGCCTTTGCCGCCGCCGGAGATGTTATTGAAAAAGTTCTGGCCGGCCGGCGGCCGGCCGCTGATTTTTCTGAAGGCCGGCCCGCTGGCGAAACAAACACCCACTTTGAAAACAAGGTGTCGGCGTTTATCAACGTCTTGTACGGCTGTAACCGGCATTGCTCGTATTGCATCGTGCCCGCGGTGCGCGGCCGCGAGTGGAGCCGGCCGGCGGCTGAAATCATCCGGGAAGCGGCCGAAGTGGTCCGGAACGGCGCCCGCGAAATCATTCTGCTGGGCCAGAGCATTCTGGCCTACGGCCGCCTCAACCCGGTCTGGAAAAACGAACCGGAATCGCCCCTGGGATTTACAGAGCCTTTCCCCCGCCTGCTGGAAGCCCTTGCCGCCGTCAACGGATTGAAACGTCTGCGTTTCATGTCAAGCCATCCTTCCGGATGCACCGATGAACTCGCGCGTTGTTTCGGGGAACTGCCCGCGGTCTGCCCGCATGTTCATCTGCCCCTGCAATCCGGCTCCGACCGGATTTTAAAAATGATGAACCGCGGCTACACCGCCGCGGAATATCGCGGCGCCGTCGCCCGCCTGCGCCGGCGGGTTCCGGATATCGCCGTAACCACCGATATCATCGTCGGATTTCCCGCCGAGACGAGGGAGGATTTTGACTTGACCCGCGCCTTCATGGAAGAAATAGGGTTCAATAACGCTTTTATCTTTAAATACAACCCCCGGCCCGGGACGAAGGCGGCGGAATTGGACGATGACGTTCCTTCTGCCGAAAAGTTGCGCCGGAACCATGTCATCCTTGAGGAACAGAACCGGCGCAGCCTGGAGCTGAACCGGAAACTGCTCGGCCGGGAATGCCTGGCGCTGATTGAGGGCCGGAGCCGGCGGAATCCGGACCGCTGGTCGGGCCGCACGGATGGGAACGTCCTGGCCGTGTTTGAAAAAACGGACGGATGCCGGCCGGGTGGACTTGTCCGGATCAAAATCAACCGGGCCGAAGCGCAAACATTATACGGCGCGCCGTGTTGA
- the rfbB gene encoding dTDP-glucose 4,6-dehydratase, with translation MRILVTGGAGFIGSNFIHYMLQEHADIQIVNFDALTYAGNLENLAPVEKDSRYRFFKGDIASPEDIQAAFKAQAFDAVVHFAAETHVDRSIHLDVQPFITTNVSGTQRLLDACRGYSVPRFVHVSTDEVYGSLENGGRFSEETPLQPNNPYAATKAASDCLVRSAVKSHGLNAVITRCSNNFGPYQFPEKLIPLMIANAMEDKPLPVYGDGLQVRDWIYVRDHCRGVDLVLRKGRPGEVYNIGGRHDVPNLEVIRLLLKLLNKPETLIKYVNDRPGHDRRYAMDTAKIETELGWRPAFSFEQALRLTVDWYLANRTWWERVRNGDYQNYYRQVYNRKFTAQPASAQR, from the coding sequence ATGAGGATCTTGGTCACCGGCGGGGCCGGTTTTATAGGAAGCAATTTTATTCATTACATGCTGCAGGAGCATGCCGATATCCAGATCGTTAATTTTGACGCGCTCACTTACGCCGGCAATCTTGAAAATCTGGCGCCGGTTGAGAAGGACTCCCGTTACCGTTTCTTCAAGGGCGATATCGCCTCGCCGGAGGATATCCAGGCCGCGTTCAAGGCGCAGGCGTTTGATGCGGTCGTGCATTTTGCCGCCGAAACTCATGTTGACCGCAGCATACATCTTGACGTTCAGCCCTTTATTACAACCAATGTTTCCGGCACGCAGCGTCTGTTGGACGCCTGCCGCGGGTATTCCGTGCCGCGCTTTGTGCATGTTTCCACCGATGAAGTCTACGGCAGCCTGGAGAACGGCGGCCGTTTTTCGGAAGAGACGCCCCTCCAGCCGAACAATCCCTACGCGGCCACCAAGGCCGCCTCGGATTGCCTGGTGCGGTCCGCGGTTAAATCCCACGGGCTCAACGCCGTGATCACCCGCTGTTCAAATAATTTCGGGCCGTATCAATTTCCGGAAAAACTGATCCCGCTGATGATCGCCAATGCCATGGAAGACAAGCCCCTGCCGGTCTATGGCGACGGTTTACAGGTGCGCGACTGGATTTATGTCCGCGACCACTGCCGCGGCGTTGACTTGGTTCTGCGGAAAGGCCGGCCCGGCGAGGTTTATAACATCGGCGGCCGGCACGATGTCCCCAATTTGGAGGTAATCCGGCTGCTGTTGAAACTGCTGAATAAACCGGAGACGCTCATCAAATACGTCAACGACCGCCCGGGACACGACCGGCGTTACGCGATGGACACGGCAAAAATAGAGACGGAACTCGGCTGGCGGCCGGCGTTCAGTTTTGAACAGGCCCTGCGTTTGACGGTTGACTGGTATCTGGCCAACCGGACTTGGTGGGAGCGGGTGCGCAACGGGGACTACCAGAATTACTACCGGCAGGTCTATAATCGGAAATTCACGGCGCAGCCCGCGTCCGCTCAAAGGTAG
- a CDS encoding fumarate hydratase: protein MSLINNSHPGNYPRYRRLASAPEPLRAVVNEPVITVGADLLAAITTEAFTDLAYYLSAAHLEKLAAILRDPESSPEERFVVSSLIKNAVIAAEGVFPVCQDTGTATVAAWKGEGIRTGTDDAGVMSAAIRSVWQKHYLRHSQVAPLAMFDEQNTGDNLPAQIDIRAVPGEEYNFLFIAKGGGSANKTALIQGSKALLNEVSFEKLLDENIRSLGVAACPPYHLAAVVGGTSPEENLRMLKLATAGWLDNLPVQGAPDGRPFRVPAWEKRMMAIAEKTGFGAQFGGKYLAMEARVIRLPRHAGSCPISIGVSCCAHRNIRGKITKDGAFLEELEKSPARFLADCRDMPGAPPRINLDQPFGKMLAGLKKRKAGELVLLDGTLIVARDMAHERFLRALRAGLELPAYLKEHPVFYAGPSQSPPGKVIGSMGPTTAQRMDACAPELMAHGASLVMLAKGNRSPAVAAACKKFGGCYLGTIGGAAALLAQEHVTEAEIIDFAELGMEAVRRIKVKNLPAFMIFDCAGRRAF from the coding sequence ATGTCGTTGATCAACAATAGTCATCCCGGAAATTACCCGCGTTACCGCCGGCTGGCCTCCGCGCCGGAGCCGCTCCGCGCGGTTGTTAACGAGCCGGTCATCACGGTCGGCGCAGACCTGCTCGCCGCCATCACAACGGAGGCGTTCACCGACCTGGCGTATTACCTGAGCGCGGCGCACCTGGAAAAACTGGCCGCCATTCTCCGCGATCCGGAGTCTTCGCCGGAAGAGCGTTTCGTGGTTTCCTCCCTCATTAAAAACGCCGTGATCGCCGCCGAGGGCGTATTCCCGGTCTGCCAGGACACCGGCACGGCCACCGTCGCAGCCTGGAAGGGCGAAGGAATCCGCACCGGCACGGACGACGCAGGCGTAATGAGCGCGGCCATCCGCTCGGTCTGGCAGAAACATTACCTGCGCCATTCCCAGGTCGCGCCCCTGGCCATGTTTGACGAGCAGAACACCGGCGACAATTTACCGGCGCAGATTGACATCCGCGCCGTGCCGGGGGAAGAATACAACTTTCTCTTTATTGCCAAGGGAGGCGGATCAGCCAATAAAACCGCCCTGATCCAGGGCTCCAAGGCGCTCCTCAACGAAGTTTCTTTTGAAAAACTGCTGGACGAAAACATCCGTTCCCTGGGCGTGGCGGCTTGCCCGCCCTATCATCTCGCGGCGGTGGTCGGGGGGACCTCGCCCGAGGAAAACCTGCGCATGCTCAAGCTGGCGACCGCCGGCTGGCTGGACAATCTGCCGGTCCAGGGGGCGCCGGACGGCAGACCGTTCCGCGTCCCGGCATGGGAAAAACGCATGATGGCGATAGCTGAAAAAACCGGTTTTGGCGCACAGTTCGGCGGCAAATACCTGGCCATGGAAGCGCGCGTCATCCGCCTGCCGCGCCATGCCGGATCGTGCCCGATTTCCATCGGCGTCTCCTGCTGCGCGCACCGCAATATCCGCGGGAAAATCACGAAGGACGGCGCATTCCTGGAAGAGCTTGAAAAATCTCCGGCGCGTTTTCTGGCCGACTGCCGGGACATGCCGGGCGCGCCGCCCCGCATCAACCTTGACCAGCCCTTCGGGAAAATGCTGGCCGGGCTGAAAAAGCGCAAGGCGGGCGAACTGGTGCTCCTGGACGGCACGCTGATCGTGGCGCGCGACATGGCGCACGAGCGGTTTCTGCGCGCCCTGCGCGCGGGCCTAGAATTGCCGGCTTATCTCAAGGAACACCCCGTCTTTTATGCGGGCCCCTCGCAATCCCCCCCGGGAAAAGTCATCGGCAGCATGGGCCCGACCACCGCCCAGCGCATGGACGCCTGCGCGCCGGAGCTGATGGCGCACGGGGCCTCCCTGGTCATGCTGGCCAAGGGCAACCGTTCGCCGGCGGTGGCCGCGGCCTGCAAAAAATTCGGCGGCTGTTACCTGGGAACCATCGGAGGCGCCGCGGCTTTGCTCGCGCAGGAACACGTTACGGAGGCGGAAATCATTGATTTTGCCGAACTCGGCATGGAGGCCGTGCGCCGCATCAAGGTAAAAAATCTGCCGGCATTTATGATCTTTGACTGCGCGGGCCGCCGCGCTTTTTGA
- a CDS encoding HAD-IIIA family hydrolase, which produces MSAPKTIVPAASGRKCVFFDRDGIVNKSPGPGRYVTRWKDFRLIPEFPVCLRTVLQLGYQAALVTNQRAVARGLMSINDLEDIHRRLRRLLMSRYGLELLEIAYCPHNVHECSCRKPQPGMLLALAAKYHLDLAASWMIGDSETDVEAGRRAGCRTVLVAGRAGGTRADERAASMRALAKKISRIIRP; this is translated from the coding sequence ATGAGTGCGCCAAAAACGATCGTGCCCGCCGCCTCCGGACGGAAATGCGTTTTTTTTGACCGCGACGGTATTGTCAACAAGTCTCCCGGACCGGGCCGCTATGTGACGCGTTGGAAGGATTTCCGCTTGATCCCCGAATTTCCGGTTTGCCTGCGGACCGTTCTGCAACTGGGTTATCAGGCCGCGCTGGTCACCAATCAAAGAGCCGTAGCCAGGGGGCTGATGAGCATAAACGATCTGGAAGATATCCACCGGCGCCTGCGCCGCCTGCTCATGAGCCGGTACGGATTGGAACTGCTTGAGATAGCGTATTGCCCGCATAACGTTCATGAATGTTCCTGCCGCAAGCCGCAGCCGGGCATGCTTCTGGCTTTGGCCGCAAAATATCATCTGGACCTGGCCGCTTCATGGATGATCGGCGACTCGGAAACGGACGTGGAAGCCGGCCGGCGGGCCGGATGCAGGACGGTGCTGGTGGCGGGCCGCGCCGGCGGCACCCGGGCCGATGAGCGCGCCGCTTCCATGCGCGCCCTGGCGAAAAAAATCAGCCGGATAATCAGGCCTTGA
- the pyrH gene encoding UMP kinase has product MAVKKHRKSRYKRVLLKLSGETMQNARTGQSIDPGVVRRVAQSIKAGRRMGAQIAIVIGGGNIFRGGNGQNHGIDRNTGDYMGMLSTVINALALQDALEKIGINTRVQTAIEMKQVAEPFIRRRAIRHLEKGRVVIFAGGTGNPYFTTDSAAALRANEIKADILLKATKVDGVYNRDPLKDASARKYMRISFHKALVDTLKIMDSAAFSLCMENNIPVIVFDFFKDENMQRVLAGERVGTLISN; this is encoded by the coding sequence ATGGCTGTAAAAAAACACCGGAAGAGCAGATACAAACGGGTTCTTTTAAAACTGAGCGGCGAAACTATGCAAAACGCCCGGACCGGGCAGAGCATTGATCCGGGCGTTGTGCGGCGCGTGGCCCAAAGCATTAAAGCCGGCCGGCGCATGGGCGCCCAGATTGCCATTGTCATCGGCGGCGGCAACATTTTCCGGGGCGGCAACGGCCAGAACCACGGCATTGACCGCAACACCGGCGACTATATGGGCATGCTGTCAACCGTCATCAACGCCCTGGCCCTGCAGGACGCCCTTGAAAAAATCGGCATAAACACCCGGGTGCAGACGGCGATTGAAATGAAACAGGTGGCCGAACCTTTCATCCGCCGGCGCGCCATCCGCCATTTGGAAAAAGGGCGGGTGGTCATTTTCGCGGGCGGCACGGGAAATCCTTATTTCACCACCGACAGCGCCGCCGCGCTGCGGGCCAATGAAATCAAGGCGGATATCCTTCTCAAGGCGACCAAGGTTGACGGGGTCTACAACCGGGACCCACTGAAAGACGCATCGGCCCGAAAGTACATGCGGATATCTTTCCACAAAGCCCTGGTGGATACGCTTAAAATCATGGATTCGGCCGCGTTTTCGCTCTGCATGGAAAACAACATTCCGGTTATTGTGTTTGATTTTTTCAAGGATGAAAACATGCAGCGCGTCCTGGCCGGCGAACGGGTCGGCACGCTGATTTCCAACTGA
- a CDS encoding cytidine/deoxycytidylate deaminase family protein encodes MERPDWDTYFMNIARVVKTRGNCLRRQVAAVIVKDHRIISTGYNGTPSGIRNCYEGGCPRCASNVGSGENLGECVCAHAEENAIIQAAHYGVGLRGAVLYCTESPCLLCAKMIISAGIKKVIYEKAYQYNRQAKALLRQAGVACREHKRKGCP; translated from the coding sequence ATGGAACGGCCGGACTGGGACACTTATTTCATGAACATCGCCCGGGTTGTCAAGACCCGCGGCAACTGTTTGCGCCGGCAGGTGGCGGCGGTGATTGTCAAGGATCACCGCATTATTTCAACCGGATATAACGGCACGCCGAGCGGCATCCGCAACTGTTATGAGGGCGGTTGTCCGCGTTGTGCCAGCAATGTCGGGTCCGGGGAAAACCTCGGTGAGTGCGTTTGCGCGCACGCGGAGGAAAACGCCATTATCCAGGCCGCCCATTACGGCGTGGGTTTGAGGGGGGCCGTATTGTATTGCACGGAAAGTCCCTGTTTATTATGCGCCAAAATGATTATCAGCGCGGGCATAAAAAAAGTGATTTACGAGAAAGCGTATCAGTATAACCGGCAGGCGAAGGCGTTGCTGCGGCAGGCCGGGGTGGCTTGCCGCGAACACAAGCGAAAGGGATGCCCATGA
- the gspG gene encoding type II secretion system major pseudopilin GspG, translating into MRDGFTLIEILVVVLIISILAGIVGLSVLRHPGEAKVTAAVMQIKTFKSALQLYRMEHNRYPTQEQGLKALCVKPTAPPAPEKYPAEGYLESVNLPKDPWKHDFIYLSPGRNQEPYEIITYGSDGEPGGDGTAADISSSDL; encoded by the coding sequence ATGCGTGATGGTTTTACCCTGATAGAAATCCTGGTCGTGGTGCTGATCATTTCCATTCTGGCCGGGATCGTGGGCTTGAGCGTTCTGCGCCACCCCGGCGAGGCCAAAGTGACGGCTGCCGTCATGCAGATCAAAACCTTCAAAAGCGCCCTCCAGCTTTATCGGATGGAACACAACCGTTATCCGACCCAGGAGCAGGGTCTGAAGGCGCTCTGCGTCAAACCCACCGCGCCGCCCGCGCCCGAAAAATACCCGGCCGAAGGTTACCTTGAAAGCGTCAACCTCCCAAAAGATCCCTGGAAACATGACTTCATTTATCTTTCCCCCGGAAGGAATCAGGAGCCATATGAAATCATTACCTATGGCAGCGACGGCGAGCCCGGCGGCGACGGAACCGCCGCCGATATCTCCAGCTCGGACCTGTAG
- the trxA gene encoding thioredoxin, with the protein MSSDNIIHLNESNWESEVTNSDIPVLVDFWAEWCGPCRMIAPVLAELADELAGKIKIGKVNVDESQGLAEKFYVRSIPTLLVLKKDAVQEQMVGAMRKEDLKAKLTPYL; encoded by the coding sequence ATGAGCAGTGATAACATTATTCATCTGAATGAAAGCAACTGGGAAAGCGAAGTAACCAATTCCGACATTCCGGTCCTGGTGGATTTCTGGGCCGAATGGTGCGGCCCCTGCCGGATGATCGCGCCCGTGCTGGCGGAGCTGGCGGATGAACTTGCCGGAAAAATCAAAATCGGCAAGGTCAACGTTGATGAAAGCCAGGGCCTGGCTGAAAAATTTTATGTCCGCTCAATACCCACCCTGCTGGTCCTTAAAAAAGACGCCGTGCAGGAACAGATGGTGGGGGCCATGCGCAAGGAAGACCTGAAGGCAAAGCTGACCCCCTACCTTTGA
- a CDS encoding Wzz/FepE/Etk N-terminal domain-containing protein: MNAENDATRPNVLPPPESREEFISIGDIARMILKHRRKIAVFVVLATAISAVFFFLSPRQYKAEGFLQVIQASSDIDAKIDQAAFETTIISHLQTIQSAFIAEEVAAVISKGDETLTAADLSRMVRIFRPAKSSLIVLTVSFSSPEKAVAVAKTWIKQYLARARKNNISVALSQVRSMLKTAQFKLMEIRAKAEQLKANAEQTRPFVELARGIEDNQLWRELSEKTSAEKLEDLSRIHIKGQEQNSEYLTVKTMLYHADQALAAAVANHDFLLDVEKYLEYKARQLENHAIIQEPQISSNAMQFADTMLKTTDVIEVGEPALKSSERGALRKTAIAFCISLVLASLTACLAEWFKTLKL; encoded by the coding sequence ATGAACGCTGAAAACGACGCGACCAGGCCGAACGTCCTTCCGCCGCCCGAATCCCGCGAGGAATTCATCTCTATCGGCGACATTGCCCGCATGATCCTGAAACACCGGCGGAAGATTGCCGTTTTTGTGGTCCTTGCCACGGCGATTTCGGCGGTGTTTTTCTTCCTGTCGCCGCGCCAATACAAGGCGGAAGGCTTCCTGCAGGTGATCCAGGCTTCCTCCGACATAGACGCGAAAATTGACCAGGCCGCTTTTGAAACAACCATTATTTCCCACCTGCAGACAATCCAGTCGGCTTTTATCGCGGAAGAAGTCGCCGCCGTAATCAGCAAGGGCGATGAGACGCTGACCGCGGCCGACCTGAGCCGGATGGTCCGGATATTCCGGCCGGCGAAATCAAGCCTGATCGTGCTGACGGTCTCTTTTTCCTCTCCGGAAAAAGCCGTGGCCGTGGCAAAAACATGGATCAAACAATACCTGGCGCGCGCGCGGAAAAACAATATCAGCGTGGCGCTGAGCCAGGTGCGCTCCATGTTGAAAACGGCCCAGTTCAAACTGATGGAGATCCGGGCCAAGGCCGAACAGTTGAAAGCCAACGCCGAGCAGACCCGGCCTTTCGTTGAACTGGCGCGCGGAATTGAAGACAATCAGCTCTGGCGCGAGCTGAGCGAGAAAACATCCGCCGAAAAACTGGAAGACCTTTCCCGGATTCACATCAAAGGCCAGGAACAGAACTCGGAATACCTGACTGTGAAAACAATGCTTTACCATGCGGACCAGGCTCTGGCAGCCGCCGTGGCCAATCATGATTTCCTGCTGGACGTTGAAAAATACCTTGAATACAAGGCCCGCCAGCTTGAAAACCATGCAATTATCCAGGAGCCGCAGATTTCATCCAATGCCATGCAGTTTGCCGACACTATGCTGAAAACGACCGATGTGATTGAAGTCGGCGAGCCGGCGTTAAAAAGCTCCGAGCGGGGGGCCTTGCGCAAGACGGCCATTGCCTTCTGTATCAGCCTGGTCCTGGCCTCGTTAACCGCCTGTCTGGCCGAATGGTTCAAGACCTTGAAACTTTGA